The following coding sequences lie in one Amycolatopsis cihanbeyliensis genomic window:
- a CDS encoding 4a-hydroxytetrahydrobiopterin dehydratase, whose protein sequence is MAEILSDQQVEDALGNLPEWSRNGNAIERTAQLASFPQAIQVVNRTAEIAESESHHPDIDIRWRTVTFRLSTHSEGGITSKDVGMAAEIDGVLANM, encoded by the coding sequence ATGGCAGAGATACTCAGTGATCAGCAGGTCGAGGACGCGCTCGGGAACCTGCCCGAGTGGTCGAGGAACGGCAACGCCATCGAGCGCACCGCACAGCTCGCCAGCTTCCCGCAAGCGATCCAGGTGGTGAACCGGACAGCCGAGATCGCGGAGAGCGAGAGTCACCATCCGGACATCGATATCCGTTGGCGCACAGTGACTTTCCGGCTCAGCACGCATTCGGAAGGCGGCATCACGAGCAAGGACGTCGGGATGGCGGCCGAGATCGACGGCGTGCTCGCCAACATGTGA
- a CDS encoding helix-turn-helix domain-containing protein: protein MTSGIGRTLRQIRNARGKSLAVVAGLAGISPSYLSRLESGERALDRRSLIVALANALDVAPSEITGTTVIPAGELDEDRSLNEVRLALLSVSMEEPRGAVAPLTALTARATEVLMAQRDCDYTLAGTKLPALIRDLHTTLAAGRDERELLRLLVLTHVQGTQAWLCDIGANLDLAWQAATLARQAAQRLDEPIYNAVSTFGTAFGLIGAGGFDLAAHALDDADPGTATPEGMQMSGMLALTSSLVSAASGQRATRVAALEQARDLAVRTGEGNAMWFGFGPSNVGVWRMSVALEAGEHAAAAKIAGTVDPDALPSPTRKSAYYREYGRALARLPKQREAAVRMLREAERISPARIHRHPFMRSVLAELLARAKRDATGRELRGMAYRAGLHV, encoded by the coding sequence GTGACCTCGGGCATTGGGCGCACGCTACGGCAGATCCGTAACGCCCGCGGGAAGTCGCTTGCCGTGGTGGCCGGGCTGGCTGGAATCTCGCCGTCGTACCTGTCCCGGCTGGAGTCCGGTGAACGAGCGCTGGACCGCCGGTCGCTGATCGTCGCGCTGGCGAACGCGCTGGACGTGGCACCCAGTGAGATCACCGGCACCACGGTGATCCCGGCTGGGGAACTGGACGAGGACAGGTCGTTGAACGAGGTGCGGCTCGCCCTGCTCTCGGTGAGCATGGAGGAGCCACGCGGTGCGGTGGCCCCGCTCACGGCGCTGACCGCGCGGGCCACCGAAGTGCTGATGGCACAACGGGACTGCGACTACACCCTGGCGGGAACGAAGCTGCCCGCGCTGATCCGCGACCTGCACACCACCCTCGCCGCGGGCAGGGACGAGCGGGAGTTGCTGCGGCTGCTCGTGCTGACCCACGTGCAGGGCACGCAGGCATGGCTGTGCGATATCGGCGCGAACCTCGACCTGGCCTGGCAGGCAGCCACGCTGGCCAGGCAAGCCGCGCAACGGCTCGACGAGCCGATCTACAACGCGGTGAGCACCTTCGGCACGGCCTTCGGGCTGATCGGCGCCGGCGGATTCGACCTCGCCGCGCACGCCCTGGACGACGCCGATCCCGGCACGGCGACGCCGGAGGGGATGCAGATGTCCGGGATGCTGGCCCTGACCTCCTCCCTCGTGTCGGCGGCCAGCGGGCAGCGGGCGACCAGGGTCGCCGCCCTCGAGCAAGCACGGGACCTGGCCGTGCGGACCGGTGAGGGCAATGCCATGTGGTTCGGCTTCGGACCGTCGAACGTGGGCGTGTGGCGGATGTCGGTTGCGCTGGAAGCCGGCGAGCACGCCGCCGCCGCCAAGATCGCCGGCACGGTGGACCCGGACGCGTTGCCCTCGCCCACCCGGAAGTCGGCCTACTACCGCGAGTACGGCCGGGCGCTGGCCCGGCTGCCGAAGCAGCGGGAGGCGGCGGTACGGATGCTGCGTGAGGCCGAACGGATCTCTCCCGCGCGGATCCACCGGCACCCGTTCATGCGCTCCGTCCTCGCCGAGTTGCTGGCCCGGGCCAAGCGCGACGCCACCGGACGGGAACTGCGCGGCATGGCCTACCGTGCCGGGCTGCACGTGTGA
- the ychF gene encoding redox-regulated ATPase YchF — protein sequence MSLTLGIVGLPNVGKSTLFNALTRNEALAANYPFATIEPNVGVVPLPDPRLDTLAELFSSAKVVPAAVSFVDIAGIVKGASEGAGLGNKFLANIREANAICQVIRVFDDPDVVHVDGEIDPLADIETINTELILADLQTLDKALPRMEKEARTKKENRPALENAQLAKAVLDEGRTLFAAQAELDIDALRELNLLTIKPFLYVFNADEGVLTDEGKRAELAKLVAPADAVFLDAKVEAELLELDDEESVRELLESVGQHEPGLHALARAGFHTLGLQTYLTAGPKEARAWTVPKGATAPQAAGVIHTDFERGFIKAEVISFDDLVAEGSMAAARAAGKARIEGKEYVMADGDVVEFRFNV from the coding sequence GTGAGTCTGACCCTCGGCATCGTCGGGTTGCCCAACGTGGGCAAGTCGACCCTGTTCAACGCACTGACCCGGAACGAGGCGCTGGCCGCGAACTACCCGTTCGCGACCATCGAGCCCAACGTGGGGGTCGTCCCGCTGCCCGACCCGCGGCTGGACACCCTCGCCGAGCTGTTCTCCTCGGCGAAGGTGGTACCGGCCGCGGTGTCCTTTGTGGATATCGCGGGCATCGTGAAGGGTGCGTCCGAGGGGGCCGGGCTCGGTAACAAGTTCCTGGCCAATATTCGCGAGGCGAACGCGATCTGCCAGGTCATCCGGGTCTTCGACGACCCGGATGTGGTGCATGTCGACGGTGAGATCGATCCGCTGGCGGACATCGAGACGATCAACACCGAGCTGATCCTGGCCGACCTGCAGACCCTGGACAAGGCGCTGCCGCGGATGGAGAAGGAAGCCAGGACCAAGAAGGAGAACCGTCCCGCCCTGGAGAACGCACAGCTGGCCAAGGCGGTGCTGGACGAGGGCCGCACCCTGTTCGCCGCGCAGGCGGAGCTGGACATCGACGCGCTGCGTGAGTTGAACCTGCTCACCATCAAGCCGTTCCTGTACGTGTTCAACGCGGACGAGGGCGTGCTCACCGACGAGGGCAAGCGCGCCGAGCTGGCCAAGCTGGTCGCCCCGGCCGACGCGGTGTTCCTGGACGCCAAGGTCGAGGCGGAGCTGCTGGAGCTGGACGACGAGGAGTCGGTCCGCGAGCTGCTGGAGTCGGTCGGCCAGCACGAACCCGGCCTGCACGCGCTGGCCCGCGCCGGCTTCCACACCCTCGGCCTGCAGACCTACCTGACCGCCGGCCCGAAGGAAGCGCGCGCCTGGACCGTCCCCAAGGGGGCTACGGCACCCCAGGCCGCGGGCGTCATCCACACCGACTTCGAGCGCGGCTTCATCAAGGCGGAAGTGATCTCCTTCGACGACCTGGTCGCCGAGGGCTCGATGGCCGCCGCCCGCGCCGCGGGCAAGGCCCGGATCGAGGGCAAGGAGTACGTCATGGCCGACGGCGACGTGGTCGAGTTCCGGTTCAACGTCTAG
- a CDS encoding DNA-3-methyladenine glycosylase 2, whose amino-acid sequence MQSTTASSPAPTADGWGIWHDTERCYRAVMSRDARFDGQFITAVRTTGIYCRPSCPALTPKAQNVRFFPTSAAAQANGFRACRRCLPDAVPGSPEWNVRADLAARAMRLIADGTVDREGVPGLAHRLGYSERQLGRVLTAELGAGPLALARAHRAHSARLLIEMSELPLTDVAFASGFTSVRQFNDTIREVFATTPSQLRATATAARRRAESASDDPAPTSGTRLNLRLPFRAPFDGAGILSFLAARAVTGVEQVSTDEGGAVTGYARTLRLAHGGGSAWLTPRADHVRCELRLADVRDLGSAVTRVRRLLDLDADPDAVNTVLGADPSLAPLVAAVPGIRVPGAVDGAELVLRAMLGQQVSVAAARTAAGTLAAELGEPLPVDTDGPAVLFPDPDAVAAHAEEVLRGPRRRIAAIRDVAGMLATGELDVHVGREAEELRAELLAAPGIGPWTADYVLMRVLGAPDLLLTGDLVLRRGARALGIDPERLTTHAQTWRPWRSYAGMHLWRAGADTTGKERQS is encoded by the coding sequence ATGCAATCCACGACCGCTTCGAGCCCGGCACCTACCGCCGATGGCTGGGGCATCTGGCACGACACCGAGCGGTGCTACCGGGCGGTGATGTCCCGGGACGCCCGCTTCGACGGGCAGTTCATCACGGCGGTCCGTACCACCGGGATCTACTGCCGCCCATCCTGCCCGGCGCTGACGCCGAAAGCGCAGAACGTGCGGTTCTTCCCGACCTCGGCGGCGGCCCAGGCCAACGGTTTCCGGGCCTGCCGGCGTTGCCTGCCCGACGCGGTTCCCGGCTCGCCGGAATGGAACGTGCGGGCGGACCTGGCGGCGCGGGCGATGCGGCTGATCGCCGACGGCACGGTGGACCGGGAGGGGGTCCCCGGCCTTGCGCACCGGCTCGGCTACTCGGAACGCCAGCTGGGTCGGGTACTGACCGCCGAGCTCGGCGCCGGGCCGCTGGCACTGGCCAGGGCGCACCGCGCGCACTCGGCCCGGCTGCTGATCGAGATGTCCGAGCTGCCGCTCACCGACGTCGCGTTCGCCTCGGGGTTCACCAGCGTGCGGCAGTTCAACGACACGATCCGCGAGGTGTTCGCGACCACCCCCTCCCAGTTGCGGGCGACGGCCACGGCGGCCCGCCGCCGGGCCGAGTCGGCCTCGGATGATCCGGCACCCACCAGTGGCACCCGGCTGAACCTGCGGCTGCCGTTCCGGGCGCCGTTCGACGGCGCGGGCATCCTGTCCTTCCTCGCCGCCCGCGCGGTCACCGGCGTCGAGCAGGTGAGCACCGATGAGGGCGGCGCGGTGACCGGCTACGCCCGCACGCTGCGGCTGGCGCACGGCGGCGGCAGCGCGTGGCTCACCCCGCGGGCCGACCACGTGCGGTGCGAGCTGCGGCTCGCCGACGTGCGCGACCTCGGCAGCGCGGTCACCCGGGTACGCAGGCTGCTGGACCTGGACGCGGACCCGGACGCGGTGAACACCGTGCTCGGGGCCGATCCCTCGCTCGCCCCGCTGGTCGCGGCGGTGCCGGGAATCCGGGTACCCGGTGCCGTGGACGGCGCCGAGCTGGTGTTGCGCGCCATGCTCGGTCAGCAGGTCTCGGTCGCCGCGGCGCGCACGGCCGCGGGCACGCTGGCCGCCGAGCTCGGCGAACCGCTTCCGGTCGACACGGACGGCCCAGCCGTGCTGTTTCCCGACCCGGACGCCGTCGCCGCCCATGCGGAGGAGGTTCTGCGTGGCCCCCGGCGGCGGATCGCGGCCATCCGCGACGTCGCGGGCATGCTGGCCACCGGCGAGTTGGACGTGCATGTCGGCAGGGAAGCCGAGGAACTGCGCGCGGAGCTGCTCGCGGCGCCGGGAATCGGGCCGTGGACGGCGGACTACGTCCTGATGCGCGTGCTCGGCGCGCCGGACCTGCTGTTGACCGGTGACCTCGTGCTGCGCCGGGGCGCGCGGGCACTGGGCATCGACCCCGAGCGGCTCACCACCCACGCACAGACCTGGCGCCCCTGGCGTTCGTACGCGGGTATGCACCTGTGGCGCGCGGGCGCCGACACTACTGGGAAGGAACGGCAGTCATGA
- a CDS encoding methylated-DNA--[protein]-cysteine S-methyltransferase, giving the protein MNIAHWSTMDTPAGPFTAVVATDGAVLASGWTAEVDLLAEAIAPSLRPAELRQRRDLGEVSTAIRRYHAGEFDAVDGVEVRQRSGEFREHAWQVLRTVPAGKRLSYADYAELLGRPSAVRAAASACARNAAALFVPCHRVLRTGGGLGGFRWGVDVKRWLLNHESPR; this is encoded by the coding sequence ATGAACATCGCACATTGGTCCACTATGGATACACCGGCCGGCCCGTTCACCGCCGTGGTCGCCACGGACGGCGCCGTGCTGGCCTCCGGCTGGACCGCGGAGGTCGACCTGCTCGCCGAGGCGATCGCGCCCTCGTTACGCCCGGCCGAACTCCGGCAGCGGCGTGACCTCGGCGAGGTGAGCACGGCGATTCGCCGGTACCACGCGGGCGAGTTCGACGCGGTGGACGGCGTCGAGGTCCGGCAGCGGTCCGGGGAGTTCCGCGAACACGCCTGGCAGGTGCTGCGGACGGTTCCGGCTGGCAAGCGGTTGAGCTACGCCGACTATGCCGAGTTGCTGGGGCGCCCTTCGGCGGTCCGCGCCGCCGCGTCGGCCTGTGCCCGCAACGCCGCCGCCCTGTTCGTTCCCTGCCACCGGGTGCTGCGGACCGGCGGGGGCCTCGGTGGGTTCCGGTGGGGCGTGGACGTGAAGCGCTGGCTGCTGAACCACGAATCCCCCCGGTGA
- a CDS encoding AAA family ATPase, whose translation MRLHRLEVEAFGPYPRREVVDFDALGADGLFLLHGDTGAGKTTLLDAVAYALFGRVPGARGQVKRLRCDLAPPDAPSEVVLELTVQGHRLRVARSPEYEVPKRRGEGTTTKKAKASLSWIDRPAQDQPAEGLTRIDEVSRTIQRLLGMSAEQFFQVVLLPQGEFARFLRAETTEREQLLERLFATQRFAGVERWFRDRRAARRQDLEVYRQSVRDCTARLAQAAQEEPPEDADPADWVATIRHRADQAVTEAEAAEATARSDREQVEQRLAERRERAERVRRVRAAHHNLTELAGQTAQRARWREELAAARRAVPVTGVAAEAERRAARLEQAVRAETDRVRDLVAMGADGAEAEVPRLRERAGRLREELGELSTLLGEAEQQRTDQTRLTELAATAAHAASQAEAITEKLAGFPERMRELRGLRDAAAEALVRVDGVRLRETELSELLTQANEVPALERAVRRAVDAEQRAVDRYQTARSELLDLRERRLNGMAAELAAGLRDGESCPVCGSVEHPAPAGPDGDLVGDAAEQEAAEAERIAGQGKEQAGGARQEAEAALDAALRRLEGQTAEELAERLTETKDELARLSKQGEGKARLEDLMAATEEESADLTTQRANAEREVASAQAERQALAGRVEERARRLEAARGEHADVAARRAHLVAVVEALDALAEARSARASAQQALDEQRAAVDTAVREAGFDTVEAARSAARADSAITELERRLSDAESAEAAARAVLAEPELSGVSPDEEVDLDAARESARQAQATAEAAVATLRAATERARTLERLAERFAEAEARLAPAEAEFAELDALTDVVNGRGQNARKMSLRSYVLAARLEEVAVAATVRLHTMSQGRYSFVHSDAAGSWGRRGGLGLDVLDDYSGAVRPAKTLSGGESFLASLALALGLADVVAAETGGALLDTLFVDEGFGTLDAETLDVVMDVLDELRAGGRVVGLVSHVEELRQRIPTRLRVRKARTGSTLELTA comes from the coding sequence ATGAGACTGCACCGGCTCGAGGTCGAGGCGTTCGGCCCCTACCCGCGGCGCGAGGTCGTCGACTTCGACGCGCTCGGCGCCGACGGGTTGTTCCTGCTGCACGGCGACACCGGAGCCGGGAAGACCACGCTGCTGGACGCCGTCGCGTACGCCCTGTTCGGCCGGGTGCCCGGCGCCCGCGGGCAGGTGAAACGCCTGCGGTGCGATCTCGCGCCGCCGGACGCGCCCAGCGAGGTCGTACTGGAGCTGACCGTGCAGGGGCACCGGCTGCGGGTCGCCCGCAGCCCCGAGTACGAGGTACCGAAACGCCGGGGCGAGGGCACCACGACCAAGAAGGCCAAAGCCTCGCTCAGCTGGATCGACCGGCCCGCGCAGGACCAGCCCGCGGAGGGGCTCACCCGGATCGACGAGGTGTCGCGCACGATCCAGCGGCTGCTCGGGATGAGCGCCGAGCAGTTCTTCCAGGTGGTACTGCTGCCGCAGGGTGAGTTCGCGAGGTTCCTGCGTGCCGAGACCACGGAACGCGAGCAACTGCTGGAGCGGCTGTTCGCCACGCAACGATTCGCCGGGGTGGAACGCTGGTTCCGGGATCGGCGCGCCGCGCGCAGGCAGGACCTGGAGGTGTACCGGCAGTCGGTGCGCGACTGCACGGCCCGGCTGGCACAGGCCGCGCAGGAGGAACCGCCGGAGGATGCCGACCCCGCGGACTGGGTGGCCACGATCCGGCACCGGGCGGACCAGGCCGTCACCGAGGCCGAGGCCGCCGAAGCAACGGCCCGCTCGGACCGGGAACAGGTCGAGCAGCGGTTGGCGGAGCGCAGGGAGCGCGCCGAGCGTGTCCGCAGGGTCCGCGCCGCGCACCACAATCTCACCGAGCTGGCCGGGCAAACGGCGCAGCGCGCCCGGTGGCGGGAGGAGCTGGCGGCGGCGCGCAGGGCCGTGCCGGTGACCGGCGTCGCGGCCGAGGCCGAGCGCCGGGCCGCCCGGCTGGAGCAGGCGGTCCGGGCCGAGACCGACCGGGTCCGTGATCTCGTGGCCATGGGGGCGGACGGTGCGGAGGCCGAGGTGCCGCGGTTGCGCGAGCGGGCCGGGAGGCTGCGTGAGGAGCTCGGCGAGCTGTCCACCCTCCTCGGCGAGGCGGAACAGCAGCGGACGGACCAGACCCGGCTGACCGAACTGGCCGCCACCGCGGCGCACGCCGCCTCGCAGGCCGAGGCCATCACCGAGAAGCTTGCCGGGTTTCCGGAACGCATGCGCGAGCTACGGGGGTTGCGCGACGCCGCGGCGGAGGCGCTGGTGCGGGTCGACGGCGTCCGGCTACGGGAAACCGAACTGTCCGAGCTGCTGACACAGGCCAACGAGGTTCCGGCGCTGGAACGCGCGGTGCGACGGGCGGTCGACGCCGAACAGCGGGCCGTCGACCGCTACCAGACCGCTCGGAGCGAGCTGCTCGATCTGCGCGAGCGGCGACTGAACGGAATGGCGGCCGAGCTGGCCGCGGGGCTGCGGGACGGCGAGTCGTGCCCGGTGTGTGGTTCCGTCGAGCATCCCGCCCCGGCCGGACCGGACGGAGACCTGGTCGGGGACGCCGCGGAGCAGGAAGCGGCGGAGGCAGAGCGGATCGCGGGGCAGGGCAAGGAGCAGGCCGGTGGCGCGCGGCAGGAGGCCGAGGCCGCGCTCGATGCCGCGTTGCGGCGGCTGGAGGGGCAGACCGCGGAGGAGCTGGCCGAGCGGCTCACCGAGACCAAGGACGAGTTGGCGCGGCTGAGCAAGCAGGGCGAGGGGAAGGCGCGGCTGGAAGACCTGATGGCCGCCACCGAGGAGGAGTCGGCCGACCTCACCACCCAGCGCGCGAACGCGGAGCGGGAGGTCGCCTCCGCGCAGGCCGAGCGCCAGGCGCTGGCCGGCAGGGTGGAGGAACGTGCGCGGCGGCTGGAGGCGGCGCGCGGGGAGCATGCGGACGTGGCCGCGCGGCGCGCGCATCTGGTCGCCGTGGTCGAGGCGCTGGACGCGCTCGCCGAGGCGCGGTCGGCGCGGGCGAGTGCGCAGCAGGCGCTGGACGAGCAGCGGGCCGCGGTGGATACCGCGGTACGGGAGGCCGGTTTCGACACGGTCGAGGCGGCGCGGTCGGCCGCGCGGGCGGACTCGGCGATCACCGAGCTGGAGCGGCGGCTTTCCGACGCGGAGTCCGCCGAGGCCGCGGCGCGGGCGGTGCTGGCGGAGCCCGAGCTCAGCGGGGTGTCGCCGGACGAGGAAGTGGACCTCGACGCGGCGCGGGAATCCGCGCGGCAAGCACAGGCCACCGCGGAGGCCGCGGTGGCCACGCTCCGGGCCGCCACCGAGCGGGCGCGGACGCTGGAGCGGCTCGCCGAGCGCTTCGCCGAGGCCGAGGCGCGGCTCGCGCCCGCCGAGGCTGAGTTCGCCGAGCTGGACGCGCTGACCGACGTGGTCAACGGCCGGGGGCAGAACGCCCGCAAGATGTCCCTGCGGTCCTACGTGCTCGCCGCCCGGCTGGAGGAGGTCGCGGTGGCGGCGACCGTGCGGCTGCACACGATGAGCCAGGGCCGGTACTCCTTCGTGCACTCCGACGCGGCCGGATCCTGGGGACGGCGCGGCGGCCTCGGGCTGGACGTGCTGGACGACTACTCCGGTGCGGTACGGCCGGCGAAGACCCTGTCCGGGGGCGAGTCCTTCCTGGCCTCCCTGGCGCTGGCGCTCGGTCTCGCCGACGTGGTGGCCGCCGAGACCGGCGGGGCCCTGCTGGACACGCTGTTCGTCGACGAGGGCTTCGGCACGCTGGACGCCGAGACCCTGGACGTGGTGATGGACGTGCTGGACGAGTTGCGTGCCGGTGGCCGGGTCGTCGGCCTGGTGTCGCACGTGGAGGAGCTGCGCCAGCGGATCCCGACCCGCCTGCGGGTGCGCAAGGCCCGCACCGGCTCCACCCTCGAACTCACCGCCTGA
- a CDS encoding exonuclease SbcCD subunit D: MRLLHTSDWHVGRTFHGADLLAEQESVLGYLADIVAEERVDVVLVSGDIYDRAVPSAEAVRVAANALARLRAAGASLVITPGNHDSAARLGAFAEFAAAGGLHLCTSVARLHEPVLLADAHGPVACYGIPYLEPEPARHALGVPEARGHTGVLGEAMRRIRADLAERAQGTRSVVLAHAFVTGGEASDSERTISVGGVEQVPGAVFDGVDYVALGHLHGPQRLAEHLRYSGSPLAYSFSEAAHHKSVWLADLDAGGLAEVWRRELPVPRRLATAEGDLEDLLSAPEYEDLARCYLSVTLTDQVRPLDAMRRLRERFPHAVHLDWRPAGGSTEPLRYAEAVRGRSDVEITGGFLEDCRGAAPNEREAALLTVALEQAGKADPEQDGEPR; encoded by the coding sequence GTGAGACTGCTGCACACCTCGGACTGGCACGTGGGACGCACGTTCCACGGTGCCGACCTGCTCGCCGAGCAGGAGTCCGTACTCGGCTACCTCGCCGACATCGTCGCCGAGGAACGGGTCGACGTCGTGCTCGTCTCCGGCGACATCTACGACCGCGCGGTCCCCTCGGCCGAGGCGGTTCGGGTCGCGGCGAACGCGCTGGCGAGGTTGCGCGCGGCGGGCGCGAGCCTGGTGATCACGCCGGGCAACCACGATTCGGCGGCACGGCTCGGTGCGTTCGCCGAGTTCGCGGCCGCGGGCGGGTTGCACCTGTGCACCTCGGTGGCCCGGTTGCACGAGCCGGTGCTGCTGGCCGATGCGCACGGACCGGTCGCCTGCTACGGAATTCCTTATCTGGAACCGGAACCGGCCCGGCACGCCCTGGGTGTGCCGGAGGCACGAGGGCACACCGGGGTGCTCGGTGAGGCCATGCGCCGGATCCGCGCCGATCTGGCGGAGCGCGCGCAGGGCACCCGTTCGGTGGTGCTCGCGCACGCCTTCGTCACCGGCGGTGAGGCCAGCGACTCGGAGCGGACCATCTCGGTCGGCGGGGTGGAACAGGTACCCGGCGCGGTGTTCGACGGGGTGGACTACGTGGCGCTCGGCCACCTGCACGGCCCGCAGCGGCTCGCCGAGCACCTGCGGTACTCCGGCAGCCCGCTGGCCTACTCGTTCTCCGAGGCCGCGCACCACAAGTCCGTATGGCTGGCCGACCTCGACGCCGGGGGACTGGCCGAGGTGTGGCGGCGCGAGCTTCCGGTTCCGCGGCGCCTCGCCACCGCCGAAGGCGACCTGGAGGACCTGCTGTCGGCCCCGGAGTACGAGGACCTGGCCCGCTGCTACCTGTCCGTCACGTTGACCGATCAGGTCCGGCCACTCGACGCCATGCGCAGGCTGCGCGAGCGTTTCCCGCATGCGGTGCACCTGGACTGGCGGCCCGCGGGCGGCAGCACCGAGCCGCTGCGGTACGCCGAGGCCGTGCGCGGGCGGTCGGACGTCGAGATCACCGGTGGTTTTCTCGAGGACTGCCGGGGCGCGGCACCGAACGAGCGGGAGGCGGCGCTGCTCACGGTGGCCCTCGAGCAGGCGGGCAAGGCCGACCCGGAACAGGACGGTGAACCGCGATGA
- the rmuC gene encoding DNA recombination protein RmuC → MGSTVLSTAAVVVALLLAGAVVLLWRLYTDSMRRADAAARQVDVERSRVDEQQVALRRYEVAFASISGRGELGEQVLVETARALGLREGLHFTVQTDLAGGGAAKPDMVLRVGGDRTVPVDAKASMACWAEAVETDNAEERLDALRVHVRNLRSRAAELAGKGYQRWADAIYGTIMFVPSDAAVVAALDTDPELLRWMLDRRVFLCGPTGFAVIASAALFAASERALVEDVEQVRGQAAAAHRAAGNAVDAVNLSSTHLQRFLSARRRELDALESFRAAATPLTEAAASPTAVPTIRKGDELTAN, encoded by the coding sequence GTGGGCTCGACGGTGCTCAGCACGGCGGCGGTGGTCGTGGCGCTGCTGCTGGCCGGAGCGGTGGTCCTGCTGTGGCGGCTCTACACCGACAGCATGCGCAGGGCCGATGCCGCGGCCAGGCAGGTGGACGTCGAACGCTCCAGGGTGGACGAGCAGCAGGTGGCCCTGCGCCGTTACGAGGTCGCGTTCGCCTCGATCAGCGGCCGTGGTGAGCTCGGCGAGCAGGTGCTGGTGGAGACCGCACGCGCGCTCGGCCTGCGTGAAGGGCTGCATTTCACCGTGCAGACCGACCTCGCGGGCGGTGGCGCGGCCAAACCCGACATGGTGCTGCGGGTCGGCGGTGACCGGACGGTACCGGTGGACGCCAAGGCGAGCATGGCGTGCTGGGCCGAGGCGGTGGAGACGGACAACGCCGAGGAACGCCTGGACGCGCTGCGGGTGCACGTACGCAACCTGCGTTCCAGGGCGGCCGAACTGGCGGGCAAGGGGTACCAGCGTTGGGCCGACGCGATCTACGGAACGATCATGTTCGTGCCGTCGGACGCGGCCGTGGTCGCCGCGCTGGACACCGATCCGGAACTGTTGCGGTGGATGCTGGACCGCAGGGTGTTCCTCTGCGGTCCCACGGGGTTCGCGGTGATCGCCTCGGCCGCGCTCTTCGCGGCCAGCGAGCGCGCCCTGGTCGAGGATGTGGAACAGGTGCGGGGCCAGGCCGCGGCCGCACACCGTGCGGCGGGCAACGCGGTGGACGCGGTGAACCTCTCCAGCACCCACCTGCAGCGGTTCCTGTCCGCCCGCCGCCGTGAACTGGACGCGTTGGAAAGTTTCCGCGCGGCCGCCACCCCACTGACCGAGGCCGCGGCGAGCCCGACCGCGGTCCCCACGATCCGGAAGGGAGACGAGCTGACGGCCAACTGA
- a CDS encoding DUF6542 domain-containing protein: MTATRDRQYDREAEEGSVPWDERPVVGDRRGLPWWAAVLLAFGLAIAGAVINLQVQDELGLLFQGCYFVGAVTAVGAVRRRNLFGPMVQPPLILGITVPAVVLFASGQPSGSDTLAKVLAISTPLINGFPTMAVTTGATLLIGLFRIYRERDPYAPVKARSGKRKEGATRSTDKAGAGERDAPDRKGRPPRDKAGQAKPPRDKAARDRPATGKPPQRGQGERKPPEGRPPEGRPAEGRPAAPRKQGPPQRGNPPNRAGGPQPGGNPKPGGGQQSGGSPKPGGGAGRAGGPSGGRGPRNPADPGAPGPRQPRQPGGDGPDRRRGGGRPDAPPGGGRPRRTPPRPDDPPQGGPDAPRRGGRPARGRPWDDGQS; the protein is encoded by the coding sequence GTGACCGCCACCCGGGATCGCCAGTACGACCGCGAGGCCGAGGAAGGCTCGGTGCCCTGGGACGAGCGGCCCGTCGTCGGCGACCGCAGGGGCCTCCCGTGGTGGGCGGCCGTGCTGCTGGCCTTCGGACTCGCCATCGCGGGCGCGGTGATCAATCTGCAGGTCCAGGACGAGCTCGGGCTGCTGTTCCAAGGCTGCTACTTCGTCGGCGCGGTGACCGCGGTCGGCGCGGTCCGCAGGCGGAACCTGTTCGGGCCGATGGTCCAGCCGCCGTTGATCCTCGGCATCACCGTGCCGGCCGTCGTGCTGTTCGCCTCCGGCCAGCCTTCCGGTAGCGACACCCTGGCCAAGGTCCTCGCCATCAGCACGCCGTTGATCAACGGCTTCCCGACCATGGCGGTGACGACCGGCGCCACCCTGTTGATCGGCCTGTTCCGGATCTACCGGGAGCGCGACCCGTACGCACCGGTCAAGGCACGTTCCGGTAAGCGAAAAGAGGGCGCGACGCGGTCCACGGACAAGGCCGGCGCGGGAGAGAGGGACGCACCCGACCGGAAGGGCCGGCCACCCCGCGACAAGGCGGGCCAGGCCAAGCCACCCCGCGACAAAGCGGCTCGCGATCGTCCGGCCACGGGCAAGCCGCCCCAGCGTGGGCAGGGTGAACGCAAACCCCCGGAGGGGCGCCCCCCGGAGGGGAGGCCCGCCGAGGGTCGCCCGGCCGCGCCGCGCAAGCAGGGGCCACCGCAGCGAGGAAACCCGCCGAACCGCGCGGGAGGCCCGCAACCCGGCGGGAATCCGAAACCGGGTGGGGGCCAACAATCCGGCGGGAGTCCGAAGCCCGGCGGGGGTGCGGGGCGGGCCGGCGGTCCCTCCGGTGGGCGGGGCCCACGCAATCCGGCCGATCCCGGTGCCCCCGGGCCCCGGCAACCGAGGCAGCCTGGCGGGGACGGTCCGGACCGGCGCCGTGGCGGTGGTCGGCCCGATGCTCCCCCCGGGGGTGGGCGACCCCGGCGAACTCCACCCCGGCCGGACGACCCACCGCAGGGCGGTCCGGACGCGCCGAGGCGGGGCGGGCGGCCGGCACGGGGGCGGCCGTGGGACGACGGTCAGTCCTGA